The proteins below are encoded in one region of Chelonia mydas isolate rCheMyd1 chromosome 11, rCheMyd1.pri.v2, whole genome shotgun sequence:
- the STAT4 gene encoding signal transducer and activator of transcription 4 isoform X4 — translation MHIAVIISNCLREERRILAAASMPVQGPLEKQLQNSIVSERQRSVEHKVSAIKNSAQMTEQDVKYLEDLQEEFDFRYKTIQSLEQGDKNSVLMKQEMMMLQEMLNTLDYKRKEVLSKMAQVINESDVLMNNMLLEELLDWKRRQQIACIGGPLHSGLDQLQNCFTLLAESLFQVRRQLEKLDELLTKLTYDGDPILLQRPHLLERVNFLLYNLFRSSFVIERQPCMPTHPQRPMVLKTLIQFTVKLRLLIKLPELNYQIRVKATIDKNVSTVSNRRFVLCGTHVKAMNMDESANGSLSVEFRHLQPKEMKSSAGSKGNEGPQMVTEELHSISFETQVSLYGLTIDLETSSLPVVMISNVSQLPNAWASIIWYNLLSKDSQNLAFFNNPPTATLSQLLEVLSWQFSSYVGRGLNSEQLNMLAEKLMGQQISYNDYQLSWAKFCKEHLSGKSFTFWVWLEAILDLIKKHILPLWIDGYIMGFVSKEKERVLLRDKMPGTFLLRFSESNLGGITFTWVDQSENGEVRFHSVEPYNKGRLTALPFADILRDYKVILADNVPENPLKYLYPDIPKDKAFGKYYSCQPNEVSRPTEGGVKGYVPAVFIPISKILYDSTDPHSPSDLLPMSPSVYAVLREHLSPTVIETALSSPYSAD, via the exons ATGCACATAGCAGTTATTATTTCAAACTGCTTAAGAGAAGAGAGAAGGATATTGGCTGCAGCCAGCATGCCTGTACAG GGACCACTGGAAAAACAATTGCAGAATTCCATAGTTTCAGAAAGACAAAGAAGTGTGGAGCACAAAGTGTCAGCCATTAAGAACAGTGCCCAG atgacagaacaagatgTCAAATACTTAGAAGATTTGCAAGAGGAGTTTGACTTCAGGTATAAAACAATACAGAGCCTAG AGCAGGGTGACAAAAACAGCGTCCTGATGAAACAGGAAATGATGATGTTGCAGGAAATGCTCAATACCTTAGACTACAAAAGAAAG GAAGTCCTTAGTAAAATGGCACAAGTAATAAATGAAAGTGATGTCTTGATGAACAACATGCTGCTTGAAGAGCTTCTAGATTGGAAGAGGCGCCAGCAAATTGCCTGCATTGGAGGTCCTCTACATAGTGGGCTTGATCAGCTCCAGAACTG TTTTACACTGCTGGCAGAGAGCCTATTTCAAGTAAGAAGGCAACTGGAAAAATTGGATGAGCTGTTGACTAAACTGACTTATGACGGAGATCCTATTCTACTGCAAAGGCCTCACCTGTTGGAAAGAGTCAACTTCTTGCTCTACAATCTTTTCCGAAG TTCATTTGTGATTGAAAGGCAGCCCTGCATGCCCACCCATCCCCAGAGGCCAATGGTACTTAAAACCTTAATACAGTTCACTGTTAAACTAAG GCTGCTAATTAAATTGCCAGAGCTGAACTACCAGATCAGAGTGAAAGCAACTATTGACAA gaatGTGTCAACTGTAAG TAATCGCAGATTTGTTCTATGTGGCACTCATGTCAAAGCTATGAATATGGATGAATCTGCAAATGGAAGTCTGTCTGTAGAATTTAGACATTTG caACCCAAAGAAATGAAATCAAGTGCTGGAAGCAAAGGAAATGAG GGCCCTCAGATGGTAACTGAAGAGCTGCACTCCATCAGCTTTGAAACACAGGTCTCCCTGTATGGTCTGACTATAGATTTGGAG ACAAGCTCTTTGCCTGTAGTGATGATTTCCAATGTCAGTCAGTTACCTAATGCTTGGGCTTCTATTATTTGGTACAACTTGTTGTCAAAGGATTCTCAG AACCTGGCTTTCTTTAACAATCCCCCCACAGCCACTCTGAGTCAACTCTTAGAAGTACTGAGCTGGCAGTTTTCATCTTATGTTGGTCGTGGACTCAATTCTGAGCAGCTCAATATGCTGGCAGAGAAACTTATGG ggCAACAGATTAGTTACAATGATTATCAACTGTCCTGGGCAAAGTTCTGCAAG GAACATTTATCTGGAAAGTCATTTACCTTTTGGGTATGGCTCGAAGCAATACTGGACCTAATTAAAAAACACATTCTTCCTCTTTGGATTGACGG GTATATAATGGGATTTGTGAGCAAGGAGAAGGAACGAGTTTTGCTCAGGGACAAAATGCCTGGAACGTTTTTATTAAGGTTTAGTGAAAGCAATCTGGGAGGAATTACCTTTACCTGGGTGGACCAGTCAGAAAATG GAGAAGTAAGGTTCCACTCAGTGGAACCCTATAATAAAGGTCGTTTAACTGCGCTGCCATTTGCTGACATTTTGCGAGATTACAAAGTTATTTTGGCAGACAATGTTCCTGAAAATCCACTGAAATATCTGTATCCAGATATTCCCAAAGATAAAGCCTTTGGCAAATACTACAGCTGTCAGCCAAATGAAG TCTCAAGACCTACAGAAGGAGGGGTCAAAGGTTATGTGCCTGCTGTATTTATCCCAATCTCCAAAAT CCTGTATGATTCCACAGATCCACATTCTCCATCAGATCTTCTTCCCATGTCTCCAAGTGTTTATGCTGTGCTGAGAGAACACCTGAGTCCCACAGTGATTGAAACTGCT CTGAGTTCTCCATATTCAGCTGACTGA